From one Micromonospora siamensis genomic stretch:
- a CDS encoding aldo/keto reductase, translating to MANPIPDISLNDGNTIPQLGFGVFQIEPKDTVQAVRTALDVGYRHIDTAEMYGNEAEVGQAIRESGLDRHDVFVTSKLNNGFHRPDDARKAFESTLSALKFDYLDLFLIHWPLPTLYDGDFVSTWKVLEEFKSDDRVKSIGVSNFQVAHLERLAAEADVVPAVNQIEVHPYFGNEEVRAYGKAHNIPTEAWSPIAQGKVLDDPTITDIAQQVGRTPAQVTLRWHVQRGDIVFPKSTTPKRIEENFAIFDFTLDDAAMKRIDGLNKGEAGRQGPNPDTFDYVPA from the coding sequence ATGGCGAACCCGATTCCCGACATCAGCCTCAACGACGGCAACACCATCCCGCAGCTGGGCTTCGGGGTGTTCCAGATCGAGCCCAAGGACACCGTGCAGGCCGTACGCACGGCCCTGGACGTCGGCTACCGGCACATCGACACCGCCGAGATGTACGGCAACGAGGCCGAGGTCGGCCAGGCGATCCGCGAGTCCGGCCTGGACCGCCACGACGTCTTCGTGACCAGCAAGCTGAACAACGGCTTCCACCGCCCGGACGACGCCCGCAAGGCGTTCGAGTCGACCCTCTCGGCGTTGAAGTTCGACTACCTCGACCTGTTCCTGATCCACTGGCCGCTGCCCACCCTCTACGACGGCGACTTCGTCAGCACCTGGAAGGTGCTGGAGGAGTTCAAGAGCGACGACCGGGTGAAGTCGATCGGTGTCTCGAACTTCCAGGTCGCCCACCTGGAGCGACTGGCCGCCGAGGCCGACGTGGTGCCCGCGGTGAACCAGATCGAGGTGCACCCGTACTTCGGCAACGAGGAGGTGCGCGCGTACGGCAAGGCCCACAACATCCCCACCGAGGCCTGGTCGCCGATCGCGCAGGGCAAGGTGCTCGACGACCCGACCATCACCGACATCGCCCAGCAGGTCGGCCGGACCCCGGCGCAGGTGACGCTCCGCTGGCACGTGCAGCGCGGCGACATCGTCTTCCCGAAGTCGACCACGCCGAAGCGGATCGAGGAGAACTTCGCGATCTTCGACTTCACGCTGGACGACGCGGCGATGAAGCGGATCGACGGGTTGAACAAGGGTGAGGCCGGCCGGCAGGGCCCGAACCCCGACACGTTCGACTACGTGCCGGCGTAA